The following proteins come from a genomic window of Chelmon rostratus isolate fCheRos1 chromosome 23, fCheRos1.pri, whole genome shotgun sequence:
- the dok1b gene encoding docking protein 1b, whose protein sequence is MDTHIKEGQLYVQHQKFGKKWKKNWFVLYPASQNGIARLEFYDSPSGGGGGAGGGSGSGSNEKTRKLDKKIIRLSECISILPALTESCPKENMAAFCVETNDKTHVFAAEKNTTKDWMDTMCDIAFQGGSGCSNSTAADPTGGTQDLQMSENLIYYSREEVNEFWVSVQRTEASERCGLTGSYWLKAENDALILKEPKTKRNVLVWPYKLLRRYGRDRVMFSFEAGRRCDSGPGNFTFETKQGNEIFMLVDQAIQSQKLQAEERHLSCPVNFDADCPASLQHIRNAGQGSGDSSSCSSREADGDSGGSKPGSADGVLGKREGGDGGGGRGQGAAGGHKGRSLPEPPAMLGVLGGGGMAAKGLSSTEEHAGLYSEPADSVRLPLSASDCLYSDPVDSIKGQSQTGTPSTPPVPTPRLRPVGDDATGGAVQGDHHHIGSNHRKPPDLYSHVYDRISLELNMKTSALNLNGAAGGGRGGGRGVNSNRRPPGGKAEGASSPSASPPEHIYDEPEGCAKGGASMSAVLGMSIYDEARLEPHSQRRQEEVAPSGSEGNYSTPSHRHSPPQLGPSRGTPQPPTPRWPKPVTAPKPARSAFTRKEPVPLPPGKHGGAGSNVNNNNNIWGGGGGGGRELYSKVSKQKPPSANSWYSQHQQAPLRSPDIIYDNLGDI, encoded by the exons AAATGGAAGAAGAACTGGTTCGTCCTCTACCCCGCCAGCCAAAACGGCATCGCCCGCCTCGAGTTCTACGACTCGCCCTCGGGCGGAGGGGGCGGGGCTGGCGGAGGCTCGGGAAGCGGGTCCAATGAGAAAACCCGGAAGCTCGACAAGAAGATCATCCGCTTGTCCGAGTGCATTTCCATCCTGCCGGCGCTGACGGAGAGCTGCCCCAAAGAAAACATGGCCGCCTTCTGTGTGGAGACCAACGACAAGACGCACgtgtttgctgcagagaagAACACCACCAAGGACTGGATGGATACCATGTGTGACATCGCATTTCAG GGAGGAAGTGGCTGCAGCAACAGCACCGCTGCAGATCCTACTGGTGGGACGCAAGACCTGCAGATGTCTGAAAACCTCATCTACTACTCCAGAGAGGAGG TGAACGAGTTTTGGGTGAGCGTTCAGCGCACGGAGGCGTCGGAGCGCTGCGGGCTAACGGGGAGCTACTGGCTGAAAGCGGAAAACGACGCCCTGATCTTGAAGGAGCCGAAGACCAAGAGGAATGTCCTGGTGTGGCCCTACAAGCTGCTGAGAAGATACGGGCGAGACCGG GTGATGTTTTCGTTCGAGGCCGGCCGGCGCTGCGACTCGGGTCCGGGTAACTTCACCTTCGAGACCAAGCAGGGCAACGAGATCTTCATGCTGGTGGACCAGGCCATCCAGTCGCAGAAGCTACAAGCTGAGGAGCGCCACCTCAGCTGCCCCGTCAACTTTGACGCGGACTGCCCCGCGTCGCTGCAGCACATACGCAACGCCGGTCAGGGAAgcggagacagcagcagctgcagcagtcggGAGGCGGACGGCGATTCAGGCGGCAGCAAACCGGGCTCTGCTGACGGCGTGCTCGGgaagagagagggtggagatggaggaggaggaagggggcaaggagcagcaggaggacacaAAGGGAGGAGTTTACCTGAACCACCAGCCATGTTGGGGGttttgggaggaggagggatggcaGCAAAAGGTCTTTCCTCCACCGAAGAGCATGCAGGTCTTTATTCGGAGCCAGCAGATTCAGTCCGCCTGCCTCTGAGTGCCTCTGACTGCCTTTACTCCGACCCAGTGGACAGCATCAAGGGTCAAAGCCAAACCGGCACCCCATCCACCCCTCCAGTGCCCACCCCACGCCTCCGACCAGTAGGAGACGACGCTACGGGAGGTGCCGTCCAAGGGGATCATCACCATATTGGCAGCAACCACAGGAAGCCACCGGACCTGTACTCACACGTGTACGACCGGATCAGCCTGGAGCTGAACATGAAAACGAGCGCGCTGAATTTAAATGGGGCTGcggggggaggaagagggggaggaagaggggtgaACAGTAACAGGCGACCCCCAGGAGGTAAAGCAGAAGGGGCTTCATCaccttctgcttctcctccagaGCACATATACGATGAACCCGAGGGTTGCGCCAAAGGAGGTGCTAGCATGTCTGCCGTTTTGGGGATGAGTATTTATGACGAGGCCCGTTTGGAGCCCCACAgccagaggagacaggaagaggtgGCCCCGTCAGGATCGGAGGGAAATTACAGCACCCCCTCCCACAGacactctcctcctcagctgggCCCGAGCCGCGGCACACCCCAACCTCCGACTCCAAGGTGGCCCAAACCTGTCACCGCCCCCAAGCCGGCCAGGAGCGCTTTTACTCGCAAGGAGCCGGTGCCGCTGCCTCCTGGGAAACATGGAGGCGCTGGCAGTAATGtgaacaataacaacaatatttggggaggaggaggaggagggggcagggagCTGTACAGCAAAGTGTCTAAACAGAAACCTCCATCTGCTAATTCGTGGTACAGCCAGCATCAGCAGGCGCCGCTCAGATCGCCTGATATCATATATGACAACTTGGGAGATATTTGa